One region of Gorilla gorilla gorilla isolate KB3781 chromosome 13, NHGRI_mGorGor1-v2.1_pri, whole genome shotgun sequence genomic DNA includes:
- the IDNK gene encoding probable gluconokinase isoform X5, protein MGKGIPLNDQDRIPWLCNLHDILLRDVASGQHVVLACSALKKMYRDILTRGKDGVALKCEESGKEAKQAEMQLLVVHLSGSFEVISGRLLKREGHFMPPELLQSQFEILEPPAAPENFIQISVDKNVSEIIATIMETLKMK, encoded by the exons gacCGGATTCCATGGCTTTGTAACTTGCATGACATTTTACTAAG AGATGTAGCCTCGGGACAGCATGTGGTTCTAGCCTGTTCAGCCCTGAAGAAAATGTACAGAGACATATTAACACGAGGAAAAGATGGTGTAGCTCTGAAGTGTGAGGAGTCGGGAAAGGAAGCAAAGCAGGCTGAGATGCAGCTCCTGGTGGTCCATCTGAGCGGGTCGTTTGAGGTCATCTCTGGACGCTTACTCAAAAGAGAGGGACATTTTATGCCCCCTGAATTACTGCAGTCCCAGTTTGAGATTCTGGAGCCCCCAGCAGCTCCAGAAAACTTTATCCAAATAAGTGTGGACAAAAATGTTTCAGAGATAATTGCTACAATTATGGAAACcctaaaaatgaaatga